In Bacteroidales bacterium, the following proteins share a genomic window:
- a CDS encoding peptidoglycan synthetase, translated as MWYHFIAIGGSAMHNLALDLAKKGHKVTGSDDEIFEPSYTRLKNAGLLPEAWGWFPDKINRQIDVVIVGMHARPDNPELLKTQELQIKYFSYPEFLYEHAKHKKRVVIGGSHGKTTITSMILHVLKHCQLKFDYMVGAQIKGFERMVSLSDDAPIMVFEGDEYLTAPFDLRPKFHLYKPHIALITGIAWDHMNVFPTFEKYIEQFKIFTDLIEPQGSLVWYQGDNELQKIAQQLRNDIKSIPYKEHDAIVENQQTFLMVNDQKVPINIFGNHNLQNIQGAKFVCNELGISDKDFYAAISTFEGANKRLQKLYFNKEKNITVFIDFAHAPSKVKATIQAIKSIYHEEKLIACLELHTYSSLQKNFLPQYAGSMNFSDEAIVYFNPHALALKKLPDLQPDDIQSGFKSTNLKIFSQSRQLFDYLSSSIQKNVVILLMSSGNFDNFDLTNWIKTLQ; from the coding sequence ATGTGGTATCATTTTATAGCTATTGGTGGAAGTGCGATGCACAACTTAGCTTTAGACTTAGCAAAAAAAGGTCATAAAGTAACCGGAAGCGATGACGAAATTTTTGAACCCTCATACACGAGACTTAAAAATGCTGGTCTTTTGCCCGAAGCCTGGGGGTGGTTTCCCGACAAAATTAATCGACAAATCGATGTAGTTATTGTCGGCATGCATGCCAGACCCGACAATCCAGAACTTTTAAAAACACAAGAACTTCAAATAAAATATTTCTCCTATCCCGAATTTTTATACGAACATGCTAAACATAAAAAAAGAGTCGTCATTGGTGGTAGTCATGGTAAAACAACTATTACTTCCATGATTCTGCATGTATTAAAACATTGCCAATTAAAATTTGATTACATGGTTGGTGCACAGATAAAAGGTTTTGAACGCATGGTATCGCTCTCGGACGATGCACCCATCATGGTTTTTGAAGGAGATGAGTACCTTACAGCCCCATTCGACTTGCGCCCTAAATTTCATCTTTACAAGCCCCATATAGCTCTTATAACCGGAATCGCTTGGGACCACATGAATGTATTTCCAACTTTTGAAAAATACATTGAGCAATTTAAAATTTTTACCGATCTTATTGAACCTCAGGGTTCGCTTGTTTGGTATCAAGGCGATAACGAATTGCAAAAAATTGCCCAACAACTTCGAAACGATATAAAATCAATCCCCTACAAAGAACACGATGCTATTGTTGAAAATCAACAAACCTTCTTAATGGTTAATGACCAAAAAGTGCCTATAAATATTTTTGGAAATCATAATTTACAAAACATACAAGGAGCAAAATTTGTCTGCAACGAACTCGGTATTAGCGATAAAGATTTTTATGCTGCTATCTCAACTTTCGAAGGTGCTAATAAACGTTTACAAAAATTGTACTTCAACAAAGAAAAAAACATTACTGTATTCATCGATTTTGCCCATGCTCCCTCCAAAGTTAAAGCTACTATACAAGCAATAAAGTCTATTTATCATGAAGAAAAACTCATTGCATGCCTCGAATTGCATACTTATAGTAGTTTACAAAAAAACTTTTTACCTCAATATGCAGGCAGCATGAATTTTAGCGACGAAGCCATTGTTTATTTTAATCCACACGCTTTAGCACTAAAAAAACTACCTGACTTACAACCCGATGACATTCAAAGTGGCTTTAAATCAACAAATCTAAAAATTTTTAGTCAATCGAGGCAACTGTTTGATTATTTATCTTCGTCTATTCAAAAGAATGTTGTAATTTTGCTCATGAGTTCAGGTAATTTTGATAACTTTGACCTAACTAATTGGATTAAAACCTTACAATGA
- a CDS encoding MBL fold metallo-hydrolase — translation MKLTIIETENFKVDGGAMFGVIPKSMWQKVYPADENNMCNLANRLLLIEIKDRKILVDAGIGNKHDDKFLSHIYVNGEGNLLKSLANNGFSTADITDVVFTHLHWDHCAGATYYNSNRELCLTFPNAQYWVSKSQWEWALNPNAREKAAFQNENLIPLQQSGRLNLIEHNTVLYDNIELRIYDGHTMGMISLILHNNNSVLAVPADLIPTAAHIPLPWISAYDIQPMQLLKEKNDFLNEAWEKQWILFFEHDIHTECCTLDKTNKGIKAKDFLPLSAVKL, via the coding sequence ATGAAGCTAACAATCATTGAAACCGAAAATTTTAAAGTAGATGGCGGCGCTATGTTTGGAGTTATTCCCAAGTCGATGTGGCAAAAGGTGTATCCGGCTGATGAGAATAATATGTGTAATTTGGCTAATCGCTTGTTATTGATTGAAATTAAAGACAGAAAAATATTGGTTGATGCCGGTATTGGCAATAAACACGATGATAAATTTCTTTCGCATATATATGTTAATGGCGAAGGTAATTTGCTTAAGTCACTAGCGAATAATGGTTTTTCTACTGCTGATATTACCGATGTTGTTTTTACCCATTTACATTGGGATCATTGTGCTGGTGCTACTTATTACAATAGCAATAGAGAATTATGCCTTACTTTTCCTAATGCACAATATTGGGTCAGTAAAAGCCAATGGGAGTGGGCACTTAATCCGAATGCTCGCGAAAAAGCTGCCTTTCAAAATGAAAATCTTATTCCACTTCAACAAAGTGGTAGGTTGAATTTGATTGAACATAATACAGTTTTATACGACAATATTGAGCTACGAATATACGATGGTCACACTATGGGCATGATTTCGCTTATACTTCATAACAATAATTCTGTATTAGCGGTTCCGGCCGATTTAATTCCTACTGCTGCACATATTCCATTACCATGGATCTCGGCATATGATATACAACCGATGCAATTGTTAAAAGAAAAAAACGATTTCTTAAACGAAGCATGGGAAAAACAGTGGATATTATTTTTTGAGCACGATATTCATACTGAATGCTGTACACTCGATAAGACAAACAAAGGAATAAAAGCAAAAGATTTTCTTCCTTTATCAGCCGTAAAATTATGA
- a CDS encoding ATP-binding protein, translated as MNKEKVNPTEVLSWVDGKIKSSNRLLFIENAIWQPGNERKERLLLQYINAIANQGGGTIVFGLQTYRRRAHNIIGIDKNEGSEFWLKTLIKTNISPVIENIDIYSLRINDKNLLVLTIESNDAPYMIIDDGFYGWNDIKPRKLLEQEIRQLYQNSHKPQLEYVGVINTQGVALLENGIPTSIQFYPKFLIRNAGTAPEKDYKVEFWFPSSLTDANFSPLQQYFHRLDGVYSVFSIPGKTTLFQDEVYTIAEAKLTVHIENIEDFLEHDFLIHLFYSKGKKTYRFKLSETFHYQKQKILNDNVFKQKFLE; from the coding sequence ATGAATAAAGAAAAAGTTAATCCCACCGAAGTTTTATCGTGGGTAGATGGAAAAATAAAGTCGTCTAATCGATTATTGTTTATAGAGAACGCTATTTGGCAACCCGGAAATGAACGAAAAGAAAGGCTATTGTTGCAATATATTAATGCTATAGCCAACCAAGGAGGAGGAACAATTGTGTTTGGTTTACAGACTTACCGTCGTAGGGCACATAATATTATTGGTATTGACAAAAATGAAGGTTCAGAATTTTGGTTAAAAACTCTCATTAAAACAAATATATCGCCTGTAATAGAGAATATTGACATCTATTCGCTTCGCATAAATGACAAAAACCTGTTAGTTCTTACGATTGAATCGAACGATGCCCCGTATATGATTATAGACGATGGTTTTTATGGATGGAATGATATAAAACCACGGAAATTACTCGAACAAGAGATTCGTCAGTTATACCAAAACAGTCATAAGCCTCAACTCGAGTATGTAGGAGTGATTAATACGCAAGGGGTGGCCTTATTAGAAAATGGTATCCCGACTTCTATTCAGTTTTATCCTAAGTTTCTTATTCGAAATGCCGGAACTGCTCCCGAAAAAGATTATAAAGTAGAATTTTGGTTTCCTTCATCGCTAACAGATGCTAATTTTAGTCCTTTACAGCAATATTTTCATCGTTTAGATGGGGTTTACTCTGTTTTTTCTATTCCTGGCAAAACAACCCTTTTTCAGGATGAAGTATATACTATTGCCGAAGCGAAATTAACTGTTCACATCGAAAATATAGAAGATTTTTTAGAGCACGACTTTCTCATTCATTTATTTTATTCTAAAGGGAAAAAAACATATCGATTCAAGCTTTCTGAAACCTTTCATTATCAAAAGCAAAAAATATTAAATGATAATGTTTTTAAACAAAAATTCTTAGAATAA
- a CDS encoding biopolymer transporter ExbD codes for MAIRSRNKVSTEFSTSTMSDLVFLLLIFFMITSTLISPNALKLLLPRSNSQVQANKPITTISITADLQFYVETENVGIENLESVLQQKLGTVTNPDEAPTISLHADRTVPIEEVVKVMNIAKNNKYKLILATQPQ; via the coding sequence ATGGCCATTCGTTCACGCAATAAAGTAAGTACCGAATTCAGCACATCGACCATGTCTGATTTAGTATTCCTATTACTTATATTTTTTATGATAACATCCACACTTATTTCGCCCAATGCACTTAAATTATTACTACCCCGAAGCAATAGTCAGGTGCAAGCCAATAAACCTATTACAACCATTTCTATTACTGCCGATTTACAATTTTATGTAGAAACAGAAAATGTCGGTATCGAAAACTTAGAATCTGTTTTACAACAAAAACTAGGTACAGTAACAAATCCAGACGAAGCCCCAACCATTTCGCTTCATGCCGACAGAACTGTACCAATTGAAGAAGTAGTTAAAGTAATGAATATTGCTAAAAACAATAAGTATAAACTAATATTAGCTACACAACCACAGTAA